atcaatcttctgataacttggttttttcaTCACAATGGGTTCaggaaccattcagaaatctgatgtccgaggggaagaaactgttcctaaaatattgagtgtgtctcttcaggctcctgtgcatcCTCTCCGATGTTAGTaagaagaagagggcatggcattGATGGTGGGTGAGGGCCTTAGTGatgggcactgccttttgaagatggcctcaATGGCGGAGAGGGTTTTGGCCTGTCATGAGGAGGAGGCAATAGAATTTGAAGGGAATTAATGGGAGTGCAGCAAGAATTTTTTTTCTGACAAAATGGAGTAAGATGAGTGTGGATGCATGTTTtgggagggcctgtttctgtggatACAACGGACCGCTGATGCAGAAATTTGGAGGAACaaacaagatgctagaggaactcagttagGCAACATATGCAGAGGGATGTAGGTTTTAtaggcagcacacacaaagtgctggagcaactcagcaggtcaggcagcatctaaggaaaagagtaaacagttgacgttttgggctgagaaccttcatcaggactggagaaaaaaaggtgcggattcagagttagaaggtggggggaggggcggaAGAAACACAAAATGATAGGCAAAACCTGGAGGtggtgggggatgaagtaaagagcagggaagttgactggtgaaagagaaatagggcaggagaagggggagtctgatgggagaggacagaaggccatggaagaaagaaaaaagggaaggagcaccagagggaggtgatgggcaggtaaatagataagatgagagagggaaaagggaatggggaatagtgaagtggAAGGGGGGCTGGATGCatgactggaagttcgagaaatcgatgttcatctcatgccatcagtttggaggctgcttagatagaatataaggtgctgctcctccaacccaagtgtggcctcatcacgacagtagaggaggccatggactgacatgtcgaaatGAGAATGAGAAGTGGacttaaaatgggtggccactgggagatcccatttctTCTGGAGGACAGAgggtaggtgctcagcaaagcagtctcccaatctacatcaggtctcatcaatatacaggagcaccggatacagtagatgaccccaacagactcataggtgaaatatagcctcacctggaaggactatatggggccctgaatagtagtgagggaggaggtctaGAGTCAAGTGTAGCAGTTGTTCTGCATGCAAgggtaagtgctaggagggagatcagtggggaggaacaaatggacaagggagacatgtaggaagcgatccctggggaaagcagtaagtggaggggagagaaagatgtgcttggtggggggatcctgttgaagatggcagaagttggatgtggaggctggtgggatggtaggtgaggacaagaggaaacctTTTCCTGGTGGAGTGGCGGGagtatggggtgagggcagatgtgagtgaaattgaagagatgaggttgagggcaatgttgatggtggaggaagggaactcctttctttgaagaagggggaCATCTTCTTCTTGTTGAGCTGCCCTCAAATGCaatatgtcctccttcttcaaagaaaggggcttcccttcctccaccatcaacactgccctcaattgcatctcttccattttgcgtaCATTCTCCCGCAACTCCACCAGgattagggttcctcttgtcctcacctaccaccccaccagcctctgcaaccAGCACCTAATCCTCCGTAACTTCCAACGTCTCcaaggggatcccaccaccaagtacatgtttccctccccccaccctgccttctgctttctacagggattgcttcctatgtgactcccttgtccattcttccctccccattgatctcactcctagcacttatccttgcaagtggaacaattgctatacctgcccctacacctcctccctcattaccattcagggcttcaaacagcccttccaggtgacaGGACACTATACCTGCCAACccattggggtcatatactgtgtccagtgctcccagtgtggcctcctgtatatcagtgagaaccAATGTAAATTGAGTCTCTCAGTGGccattcattttaattccacttcccattttttACAACATGTCCGTCCatcgcctcctctactgtcgtgataaggccatactcaggttggaggagtaacactttatattctatctgggtagcctccaacttgatgccatgaacatcgattcctcaaaattctggtaatgccccctccccttcactgttccccattccctttttccctctctcactttatctccttacctgcctatcacctccctccagtgctccacccccttttctttcttctgtcctctcctatcagcttcccccttctccagccccgaatctctttcaccagtcaaattcccagctctttacttcacccctctcctcccggtttcacctatcaccttctgtttctctctcccctccccctctttcctactctgactcctcacTTTATTTTCTCCAGACCtggtgaagggtttcaacccgaaacattgactattctcttttgcatagatgctgcctggcctgctgagttccttcagcattttgtgtgtgttgctgggattttccagcatctgcagattttctcttgtttgtgatagtttTTTTGAGGAATGATATCCTCCATCTGAGCAGAAAAACAGAGGGGAGGCAGCCCGTATAATGAAATGAGTAAAAGGAGTACAGcaaagctggtaggtgatagatgggtAGATCCGGGTGACGAGGGGTGACAACCGCTAAAGCAAGGTCCTCCAAACGCTTCACAAATGGTTGCTTCAGCTACCCTTTGTTCTTTCCGTTGCAGGTCGCATTAACCAGATGGTCTCTCGTGCTGATTTACATCGTCTTCCCGTGGACCCCAGTTTTGAATTTGGGCCAGTGGTTTCCCAAAAGCCTCCCGTGTGATGTGGGGCAGGTGGGCTCCGAAGTCCTTGTGGACTGCAGCAACCGGCAGCTGCATCATGTCCCGACTGGCTTCCCCTTCAACTCCACTAACATCACATTGACTATCAACAGCATCTCCAAGGTGCTCCCGTTCTCCTTCTCTGGGCTGACCCACTTAATGGAGATTGACCTCAGGTGTAACTGTGTGCCCGTCAGACTTGGACCCAAAGACCGGGTGTGCACCAAGCCCCCACTAGTAATGAAAAATGCATTCTCCTCTTTGCCAGCATTGAGATCGTTGTACCTGGATGGTAACCAATTGTCTGGCATACCACAAGGGCTGCCTCAAACCCTCACCTTACTCAGCCTGGAAGCCAACAGCATCTTCTCTCTGGGCAGGGTAAACTTTTCAAAGCTGACCAACCTCGAGAGCATCTATCTTGGCCAAAACTGCTACTACCGCAACCCTTGTAACACTACATATTGGATTGAGCAGGACACCTTCTACAACCTGAGCCACCTTGCTATCCTGTCGCTCAAAGACAACAACTTGACCCATGTCCCCCAACATTTGCCTCAAAGCTTACGGCAGCTCATCTTGTACAACAACGTGATCTGGCATATCAACGAGACAGACTTTGCCAACTTGGTCGAGTTGGAAATCCTGGACTTGAGTGGGAACTGTCCTCGCTGTTACAACGCTCCATTCCCTTGCCAGTCCTGCCCTCCTCCAGGATATATTGATATCCCTCACAATGCTTTTGATGCACTGCGAAAGCTAAGAATCCTGCGCCTCCACAGTAACTCACTGACAACCGTGCGCAGCTCTTGGTTCAAATACACCACCAACCTCATGATGTTGGACCTCTCTCAGAATTTTTTAGTGAAGGAAATGGCTACTGCCTCATTCTTAAAACACCTCAATAGTCTGAAGGAGATAGATCTGTCCTTCAACTACCAGCTGTCAGTGTACCCCAAGTATATGAACTTGTCCACCAACTTCTCACATCTCAAGTCCCTGCAGAGCCTGAAGTTACGGGGCTATGTATTCAAGGATCTGACAAGCGAGAACCTCAACCCACTACACGGACTCAGCGAGCTCAAGCTCTTGGACCTGGGGACTAACTTCATCAAAGTGGCTGATCTCCAGATCTTCACCCATTTCCACAACTTGCAGGTCATCAACCTCTCAGAGAACAAGATCTCACCCTCTTCCACCGAGTCAGTAGATGGCTCCTGTGGGCTGACCAGCCACTTGCAACAAGAAGTTGGGTTGTTTTACGGATCCTCAGACCAGTTGCGATACTTTCGCTATGATGAGTTCGCACGGAGCTGCAAGTCCAAAAACAAGGCATATTACCACCTGCCACCAATCACACAAAGTGAATGCAGCCACCACTTCTCCACTTTGGACTTAAGCAGGAACAACATCTTCTACATCGCCAAGGAACAGTTCAAGAACCTGTCCTTCATTATGTGCCTGAATCTCTCAGGCAATGCTCTCAGCCAGGCACTCAATGGTTCCGAGTTCCTTCATCTTCCTCACCTGCGATACCTGGACCTCTCCAACAACCGCATTGACCTCCTCCATAAGTCAGCCCTCCAGGAACTGCAGGAGCTGGAAGTGTTGGACCTCAGCAACAACAACCACTATTTCCAAATGGAAGGCTTAACTCACCATTTAAACTTCATCCACAACCTGGGTAACCTCTCAAAACTCATTTTGAACAAGAATGATATCTACTCATCAACTGACCCTCAGCTGATGAGCGAGTCCCTGAAGGAGCTGGAGTTCCGAAGAAACCAGTTGAATTACATGTGGAGTGATGGTAATGACATGTACATTGGGTTCTTCAAGAACCTCTCCAACTTGAGCCGCCTCGATCTCTCAGAGAACAGACTGAAATTTGTCCCACCCGGAGTCTTCGATCACTTGCCCCATGTCCTTAAGGAGTTGGTGTTGAGTGATAATGAACTGCGGAGCTTCAACTGGGGCAGGCTTCATCTATTGAGCCAGGTAGAGCTGCTGGATCTTGGGAATAACCAGCTGAGCACCGTACCCCGGAAACTGTCCAACTGTACCCGCACTCTCCGAATCTTCAACCTCACCCGCAACCAGATCTCCAAGCTGACAAAGGACTTCCTCCAGGATGTCACTTCCCTGCAGCACCTGGATCTGAGCTACAACAACCTGAAGACCATCCAGAAGTCCAGTATCCCGGACAGCGCTGTCATACACCTCCGGGAGCTGCTGCTGAACGGTAACCACTTCCTCTGTACCTGTGATGCCGCCTGGTTTGTCTGGTGGATCAACCACACCACGGTCCATATCCCCCGCCTAGCTACTGATGTCACCTGCGCCTCCCCTAAAGCCCATCTTAACCATGCTGTGGTTACGGTCGACCTGCACTCCTGTGAGCTGGACTATCTCAGCATTTCTCTCTACTCCTTCTCTTCCCTGACCACCTTCTTGCTGCTCGTGACCTCCATTGCTGGCCACCTGTTCAGCTGGGACGTCTGGTACAGCTACCATTTCTGCCTGGCCAAGTTCAAGGGCTACCGGCGTATTCCCAATGACAAGACAGCCTACGGGGCATTCGTTGCTTATGACACCCATGACAATGAGGTGGCGGACTGGGTCCTGAATGAGTTGATAACCAATTTGGAAGAGCAGGGAGAGCGGCAATTCACTCTCTGCTTGGAAGAACGGGATTGGGTGCCAGGTAAACATGTCATGGACAATCTGTCGCAGAGCATCCATCAGAGCAGAAAGACCATTTTTGTCCTCACCAGCTGTTACGTGAGCAGTGGGAGCTTTAGAAGTGCTTTCTACATGGCTTACCAGCGGCTGCTGGATGAGAAGGTCGATGTGATCATTTTGGTTTTCCTGGAGAAGGTCTTGCAACGCTCCAAGTACGTCAGGCTGAGAAAGCGACTGTGTCCGAACTCTGTCCTGGTGTGGCCCTGTAACCCCCATGCCCAGCCCCTGTTCTGGCAGCGCCTGAGGAATGCATTAGCGACAGACAATCATCCACAGTATAGCAAGGTCTTCAGTGACATGATATAACTATCTACCTTAGATTAGTGAGAAATGATTATCTAACGAACCTAAGTGGACAATGTAACACTGGAAAACCTTTgctatttttactacagtcataCAGGGACTTCGTACTCCTGGTGTGttatgtgcaattttggtctcccCAACCAAGAAAGGATACACATTTGTCTTGGAAGGAGTGCAGCAAGGGCTCACCAGACTGATGCCAGAGTTAGCTGGATTGTCCTtcaaggagagattgagtcaactAGACTTGTATTCCAGAAAAATAGGAAGCTATTTTATTGAAGCCTACAACATTCTAACAAGGTTTGACAGGCTAGACAGGAGGAACATTTTTCTCCATGCTGGAGGTTTGGGTTAAAGGTTATCATCTCAAGATAACTGGTCAAGATATTTAGGAGTTTCTCCACTCAGGAGGTCAGGTGAGGTGAGGGCCTCtctcggtcagagttgaccatgaatATTCCATCCTAGCtgtacgcaagcctgggcagtacgatatggagagcaagctgttgcccatgtagcaagctccccctctccacacatctgaggaacacaaagaaacagcagagacccatacagtttggtaccaggagcattgcaggagttctcagccagcactgaactcaatgtaagactgcctcagggactcctgCTCCGGATCGTTCCCTCGGAGTTTAGTCCCAAAGACTTCCCCGTGAATGGGTATAGCAGCGAGgcaacagaggtttgagatcagagttttctttctcccagatgaactgccaaccacggctgacaagctccatctgcccGGAGCGACTGATGTTAAGGCTCCAGTAACCGATCTTTGCCCCCTCTCCTGTTAGTTcttctgggcttagtagctaagccacacgtgaaggccaagagctggacttgattgtcagaggctatttgaggcgcactcCATAGGGAGTGtttaataggtagtaggagcttGTCCCCGTTACCACTCCCACCTATAACCTTTAAggaaccagaaggtggtgaacctgAAAAGCTCCTTGCTGCAGAAGGTACTGGAGGCCAAGACTATTAAACAGGCTCAGTGCAGATTTCTAGACAGCAATGAAAGCAGCGCTTTTGAATATTTGTAAGACAGATTGTTGATAAGCAGGAGTGAAGAGGTGTTTAAGAAGATAGGGAGTGGACAAGAATATGGTATGAGATACAAGATTTGCCATGActgtattgaatggcagagcaggacaTATTTTCTATGATTAACATTATAATACCAATCAAACAATCAATGTAAATGTTGGAAAGGAAAGCAAATAAAGCAGGAGATGCTGAGATCTGAAGcaaaaatgttggaagaattcaGCCAGCCAAGGAAACAGAAACCAGTGAACTTTTCTGGACAAAGACCTTTATCAGATCTGACCTGTTAATGATGCTGTTTGACCAGTTCTGTTCTCCAGgcttttctgattttgttttaaatataagAAAGGTTTGTGTTTTGTTACATTGTCAAACTATTAGCCACCCTGTATGCCTGTCATACGTATTGTCTCAGTTGATACATATGAATTAGGAGCAGCCATAGCCATTAGCCCGCtcaagcctgttccaccattcaaagaAATCATAGCTGATCTCAGTTTAATAATGACTACTCATAGACGCCTCTTCACTCCCTGCTTATCAACAATCTGTCTGCCTCTGTCTTAAAAATAGTCAAAGCTACTGCTCTCACTGCCCTTTGAGGAAAAGAATTCCAATCGCTTATAATCCtcagagagaaaagaaattaaTCTCTTCACTGGTGCAAGTAATCAGACCCTTGTTTTTAACtttcttacttacttactgcctaatatgccactggcatttaaggcagcaatgaaggtcctccatctctgacggtttgccagtcagagttgttagccctgagctgaatccacgAACCCGGAGGACCAATGGACCACTCTCATTCTGGCCTCTACCCGTTCATCTGTCTGACATTGGttgccctaccaagagccaaagcataaagcccagtcaacatagctctcaggatcattgaggcacacaagcctccaaactcaACAACATGGCTGTAGTCCTCTTGGAAGTTATTTTTAAGCAGTGACCCCTAATTCTAGATTTTCCCTTAAGTGGACACAGCCACTCCTCATCACTACTATCAAAACGCTTTAGGATCAAGAAAATATCTGGAAGAAATCGCAAGTCAATGAATGAGATAAATCTTATGACTAATTGGTACAAAAGTTGAAAGTAGACAATTTGCATAATTGCTGTCAATTATTCCCCTGATTAACATCAGACTGAATTTTTAATCACAGGCTTTTCAGAACCAATAAGTGACAATTCCTACATCCTTGTATAATGATGTGATTTAATGTATATCACAGCAAGAACTGTGCCAAATAAGCAAATAAAAGGATTGAAAGAAAACTGTTTAAAACTCATATTGTTTTTACTATTTTGGTGCAAATACTTAACAGTTCAGGGAGCATCTGTAGAGAGCTGACTGAATTGAAGCTGAAGTTAAATAATATTTTATCAGAAATGGGAAAGTTCAGAGCATGGGCACATTTTAGGTTGTACAGAAAGCACAGTGTCTATGTTAACATCTACGATgaatggagaagagagaattcaTGACAAAATTTGTGTCTCGTGAATGTATTAaatatgtagcctggggaaaagtacacactaaGGACAATACTTTTTtgggtctttaattcctttatctgttttaatgcagataaaataaaaatgacaaaatggatttttaaaaaaacacagttcCCGCTGTTACAATTTCAGCTTAATTCCGGTACACACCCTTGTTACGTATgaaaatatataaaacaaaatatacaagaccaatacggtagtggcaattctaaaaTAGAACAATTCAAACAATATCTGAATCCtgccaaccctgtaccttatacacaacatcaaaaatataaataaatacatctcatcttaactaagaagtatactcactttggcacacacgtgcttaacttccaaacacatgcAGGCTAGGCCCTGAAACGAGTTCTGCTCGTTCACCCTGCGTAAACAGAGATTAACCCATTCACATTACTCTGTTACATTCACATTCGGTgatgaaacaataaagaaagacaaaaataaacttttataaAATCTTTAACAATATATTGTTGTGGAGTTTAAATTGCTAAAAGACTAATTTACCAGGCCAATAAGGAACTTTGCACATCCACGCTATCCAGCACTGATACCTTATTTGCGAAAATCTAAACCattcacatgtaaaacatgtcaaattactgatattctagatttacaatcaagtataaatgaatttagaagaatattgttaaatattattcacctttcctcaccatacaACCAGACTTCGCCATTCTTTCTAGAGCCTCACAACGTTTCTTTCTACTTCACACGTGCATAATGATATCACCGCTTTCTCTTAAATGCACAgacagctattttagcattaccagggtGAATACATAGTGCACCTTAACAATA
This genomic stretch from Mobula hypostoma chromosome 6, sMobHyp1.1, whole genome shotgun sequence harbors:
- the tlr7 gene encoding toll-like receptor 7 isoform X1, with translation MKQIISDAIMVALTRWSLVLIYIVFPWTPVLNLGQWFPKSLPCDVGQVGSEVLVDCSNRQLHHVPTGFPFNSTNITLTINSISKVLPFSFSGLTHLMEIDLRCNCVPVRLGPKDRVCTKPPLVMKNAFSSLPALRSLYLDGNQLSGIPQGLPQTLTLLSLEANSIFSLGRVNFSKLTNLESIYLGQNCYYRNPCNTTYWIEQDTFYNLSHLAILSLKDNNLTHVPQHLPQSLRQLILYNNVIWHINETDFANLVELEILDLSGNCPRCYNAPFPCQSCPPPGYIDIPHNAFDALRKLRILRLHSNSLTTVRSSWFKYTTNLMMLDLSQNFLVKEMATASFLKHLNSLKEIDLSFNYQLSVYPKYMNLSTNFSHLKSLQSLKLRGYVFKDLTSENLNPLHGLSELKLLDLGTNFIKVADLQIFTHFHNLQVINLSENKISPSSTESVDGSCGLTSHLQQEVGLFYGSSDQLRYFRYDEFARSCKSKNKAYYHLPPITQSECSHHFSTLDLSRNNIFYIAKEQFKNLSFIMCLNLSGNALSQALNGSEFLHLPHLRYLDLSNNRIDLLHKSALQELQELEVLDLSNNNHYFQMEGLTHHLNFIHNLGNLSKLILNKNDIYSSTDPQLMSESLKELEFRRNQLNYMWSDGNDMYIGFFKNLSNLSRLDLSENRLKFVPPGVFDHLPHVLKELVLSDNELRSFNWGRLHLLSQVELLDLGNNQLSTVPRKLSNCTRTLRIFNLTRNQISKLTKDFLQDVTSLQHLDLSYNNLKTIQKSSIPDSAVIHLRELLLNGNHFLCTCDAAWFVWWINHTTVHIPRLATDVTCASPKAHLNHAVVTVDLHSCELDYLSISLYSFSSLTTFLLLVTSIAGHLFSWDVWYSYHFCLAKFKGYRRIPNDKTAYGAFVAYDTHDNEVADWVLNELITNLEEQGERQFTLCLEERDWVPGKHVMDNLSQSIHQSRKTIFVLTSCYVSSGSFRSAFYMAYQRLLDEKVDVIILVFLEKVLQRSKYVRLRKRLCPNSVLVWPCNPHAQPLFWQRLRNALATDNHPQYSKVFSDMI
- the tlr7 gene encoding toll-like receptor 7 isoform X2, producing the protein MVALTRWSLVLIYIVFPWTPVLNLGQWFPKSLPCDVGQVGSEVLVDCSNRQLHHVPTGFPFNSTNITLTINSISKVLPFSFSGLTHLMEIDLRCNCVPVRLGPKDRVCTKPPLVMKNAFSSLPALRSLYLDGNQLSGIPQGLPQTLTLLSLEANSIFSLGRVNFSKLTNLESIYLGQNCYYRNPCNTTYWIEQDTFYNLSHLAILSLKDNNLTHVPQHLPQSLRQLILYNNVIWHINETDFANLVELEILDLSGNCPRCYNAPFPCQSCPPPGYIDIPHNAFDALRKLRILRLHSNSLTTVRSSWFKYTTNLMMLDLSQNFLVKEMATASFLKHLNSLKEIDLSFNYQLSVYPKYMNLSTNFSHLKSLQSLKLRGYVFKDLTSENLNPLHGLSELKLLDLGTNFIKVADLQIFTHFHNLQVINLSENKISPSSTESVDGSCGLTSHLQQEVGLFYGSSDQLRYFRYDEFARSCKSKNKAYYHLPPITQSECSHHFSTLDLSRNNIFYIAKEQFKNLSFIMCLNLSGNALSQALNGSEFLHLPHLRYLDLSNNRIDLLHKSALQELQELEVLDLSNNNHYFQMEGLTHHLNFIHNLGNLSKLILNKNDIYSSTDPQLMSESLKELEFRRNQLNYMWSDGNDMYIGFFKNLSNLSRLDLSENRLKFVPPGVFDHLPHVLKELVLSDNELRSFNWGRLHLLSQVELLDLGNNQLSTVPRKLSNCTRTLRIFNLTRNQISKLTKDFLQDVTSLQHLDLSYNNLKTIQKSSIPDSAVIHLRELLLNGNHFLCTCDAAWFVWWINHTTVHIPRLATDVTCASPKAHLNHAVVTVDLHSCELDYLSISLYSFSSLTTFLLLVTSIAGHLFSWDVWYSYHFCLAKFKGYRRIPNDKTAYGAFVAYDTHDNEVADWVLNELITNLEEQGERQFTLCLEERDWVPGKHVMDNLSQSIHQSRKTIFVLTSCYVSSGSFRSAFYMAYQRLLDEKVDVIILVFLEKVLQRSKYVRLRKRLCPNSVLVWPCNPHAQPLFWQRLRNALATDNHPQYSKVFSDMI